Proteins encoded by one window of Planktothrix serta PCC 8927:
- a CDS encoding DUF29 domain-containing protein, with amino-acid sequence MAEIIPKNDTLYEQDFVAWCEDTVAKLRKRELDYLDFDNLIEEVESLGRSDRRELRNRLMVMLAHILQRIYVNSPENFNEWEVTIIEQRRQIRYLLEDSPSLKPYLAEILAKVYANALESVRFEYKQTEFPETWQFDVQTDVLLYKKYWEDK; translated from the coding sequence ATGGCTGAAATAATACCCAAAAACGATACGCTTTATGAACAAGATTTTGTAGCCTGGTGTGAAGATACTGTGGCTAAACTTAGAAAGCGGGAGCTTGATTACCTAGATTTTGATAATTTAATTGAGGAGGTGGAAAGTTTGGGAAGAAGCGATCGCCGAGAATTAAGAAATAGATTGATGGTAATGCTTGCTCATATTCTCCAGCGAATATATGTCAATAGTCCAGAAAATTTCAATGAGTGGGAAGTAACGATTATTGAACAACGGCGACAAATTCGGTATTTATTGGAAGACTCTCCCAGTCTCAAACCTTATCTAGCAGAAATATTAGCTAAAGTCTATGCTAATGCGCTAGAGAGTGTTCGATTTGAGTATAAACAAACAGAGTTTCCTGAGACTTGGCAATTTGATGTTCAAACTGATGTACTTTTATATAAAAAATATTGGGAGGATAAGTAA